Genomic DNA from Turicibacter faecis:
TGATTAAAATAAGTAAGGTTGCTCCAGCTAAAAATGTACGTGAGATATAATACGACTGTTTGGGCACACCTAAAATACTTGCGATTAAAAAGCCTCCTAAAAAACCTCCTAAGTGTCCATAAACATCAATACCCGGCTCAATTATGATCCAAAAAATTGAAAAGATTAAAATAGGAAACACTAATGTGCGAACAAAGTGCATAAATATTTTTCGCTGTTCTAGCCCTAAAAATAAAATCGCTCCTAATAACCCATAGGCAACGGTAGAGGCACCAATAGATAACCCTTCTACAAAGGCATAACTACACAAATTACCAAAAATAGCGGAGCCAATCATTAATATAATCATTCGCCACCACCCAAAAACGTGCTCTACCATCCGTCCAAATTGATAAATAAATACCACGTTAAATAGAAGATGCATTAAATCAAAATGTAAAAAGGATGGCGTTAATAACCGATAATAATCCCCCGATAATATGAGCGGATTATATTTTGCCCCATAATTAATAGCAATTGGAACGAGCCATTCCTTTATCGGTTGAAGATGTAAAAAAAGGAAGACCGCTGTTAAAACGATTAAAAATGTATACGTGACGATTGCCCGTGATTGAAACATTAACATGTTCTTGACATGAAGTGCCTTCTCTTTTGTCGACTCATGCATCTGAGCCATGACCTGTGCCATGGGTTGCTCAAGCTCAGCAGATTGCAAATGAGAAAAAAGTTGCTGCAACTCGACATTTTTTTTAAAGTCACTCGCTTCATTAATATCAATTACCTTTAAATAATGGCGATCATCATTTAATAAATGGGGGCGTGTAGGATTAATATTAAGAATAAGAACATTTAATCGTCCCATTAAATAACGACGACGAAGGCGAGCACGTATCACATGCACCTGTTTAAAAAGTTGTGTTGTTTGTTCTTCATTAAACATACTCCGCTGATTAAGATAAATGAGTTGTACCGTTGGATGCGATAAATTTTCTAACCAAACATCTCGCTCATTTCCAACATACACATAACCTTCCTCTGACATTAAATAATGGACGATGTTCATCGCTAATTCACTTTGAATTTCTATCCGAATTTCTTTCATCACACCTCGATTTGTCATCTCATCATCACCCGTACCTATCCTAATTTTTCAAGGCTCTCAAGAGCTTCTTCAAAATAGGAAGGCAGTTCAGCCGAAAACTCTAAGTACTTTCCGGTTTTAGGATGATCAAAACCTAAAACTGCTGCGTGTAAAAATTGACCCCATTCACTACTAATTGTTTTACGTGGTCCGTATTGTGGATCTCCAGCTAAAGGATAACCGATATATTTCATATGAACACGGATTTGATGCGTGCGTCCAGTCTCTAAACGGCATTCAATTAAGGTAAAATTTTTGAAGCGACGTAACACTTTAAAGTGAGTAACTGCATGCTTTCCACCTTCGATTACCGTCATTTTTTTTCGATCCTTTGGATCTCGGCCAATCGGGGCATCAACCGTCCCATTATCATGAGGAATTTCGCCATGAACAAGGGCAATATACCGACGAGTTACTGTTTTTTCCACTAACTGATTAACAAGCGATTCATGCGCAAGGTCATTTTTTGCCACCATGAGTAAACCTGATGTATCTTTATCAATACGATGCACAATTCCTGGACGTAAAACCCCATTTATTCCTGATAAATTTTTTGCTTGAGCCATTAATCCATTTACAAGTGTTCCACTCATACTTCCTGGAGCAGGATGAACAACCATACCTGATGGTTTGTTCACTACCATTACATAGTCGTCTTCATAGACAATATCTAAATCCATGTCTTCTGGAACAACATCCAACGCTTCTGGTTCGGGAATAGTTAGATGGATTTGATCATTCAAACGGCATTTATAGTTTGCTTTTTCCACTTTTTCATTGATCAGGACTTTTTTATCCTTAATTAATTGTTGAATATACGAGCGGGATAAATCGCTAAATAATTCACTTAATACTTTATCTAGTCGAACACCTACTAACTCCTCTGGTACGATTACTAATTCTTGGTCCATAAATTGCACGTCCTTTCCATAAAGCAAAACTACCCTTTATAACCTCCCCGTTTATCTTTTCATATCATTTTTAATGTTATCCGCGTTTTTTAACATCTAAAACAGCATCAATTCCCATTAATAAAACACCTATACACAAGGCACTATCGGCAATATTAAAGATAGGAAAATCATACCCAAAAATATAAACATTAATAAAATCGGTGACTTGCTGATAAAGCACACGATCAATTAAATTTCCTAGGGCTCCCCCTAAAATTAACGATAACGCAATTAAAAGCAATTTTTCTTTTTTAACATCTAACTTTTTAATCCATAGAACAACCATTGTGACGACTAAAACTGTAACGACATAGAAGAAAATCATTTTACCTTGTAATATTCCCCAAGCAGCCCCCTGGTTACGGTGCGACGTCAAATATAAAAAATGATCAATTAATGGGATAGATTGACCAATTGTCATATATTTCATCACTAAAAATTTAGATAATTGGTCAATAATTAGTGAGGAAACAACGATAAAAAAAGAAAGCCACATTTATTTCACTACTCCTTTATTCTTCATTTTACCTTGACATTTCACCATTATAACAAACAATTTATTTTTTGTATACATTCCCCAATCCTTACCAAGATATCTCGACATTCAGTCCATCTTATTCCTTTAATTCGAGTTGAATAGAAACTGCTATTGTTCCCATTTGACGATAGGTGACACCTGCCGCATCTAACATTCGTTTAGAAGCCAACGTACTATCCGTATTCGCATATTTGTCACTCATAAAGATAATTTCATCAATTCCAGACTGGATAATATATTTTGCACACTCATGACAAGGAAATAACGAAACATATAATCGACATCCACTTAAATTTCCAGTGCTATTTAAAATTGCGTTTTGCTCAGCATGGACAACATACGGATATTTTGTTTTTAGAAAATCCCCTTCACGTTCCCATGGAAATTCTTGATCTGAACACCCTCTTGGAAATCCATTATAACCAATTCCTACAATACGATTTTTTTTATTAACAATGCATGCTCCAACTTGGGTTTGAGGGTCCTTGCTTCTCATCGCCGATAAGAGTGCAATCCCCATAAAATATTCGTCCCAACTTAAATAAGTTTCCCGCATTTATTAAGGCACCTCCAACTCTTCTGTTTTTACTATCTACTCTATGACCACCTTTTGTTGATCAGAGAAAAATTGCTACTATCGATCCTGTCAGTCTTTTTACCTTAGGAAGCGCCTAACGAACAACATCTTCTCAGATATTTCTTTTCCACCATGAATCATAGGCTTATTCTGAATAAATATTTAAAATATTAGCTTCTATTTTATCTTGAGAACTAGTCTTAGAACGTGTTAATGATTGTATTTGGTAATCTAAATTTTCGTTAATTAACGTAAACTTTCCAGTTAATTGTTCCACCTCTAAGTGTTTCAAGTAAAGATTTTCTCCAGTGAAATCACCGTTTACCGTTTCAGCGGATAACCTTCCTCCATCTAAGTCAGATAATTGAAATTCACCATTCACTGTTTCAAATGAAAACTCATCTGAGTCAACTTGATTAACTTTTAAGGCTCCATTCACAGCTTCTAAATCAAGAGATGTTAAAAATTCACTCTTGTTTACAAAGATATGTCCATTTACTAGCTCCAACTCACCTTCTTTAAAGGTAGAACGAGTCACACTAATCTGTCCATTCACTACCTCAACATTTAAATCTCGTCCATCTGCTTCTAAGCAAACATTTCCATTCACCGTTTCTAAATCAAAATCGACGGTATCACCAGGAACCTGTATAGTAATCTTCGCTTTTTTCTCTTTCATGTCACCAAATGGCCAAATGAAAGGTTGTTTTTTTTCTTTGATCACGAGTTCCCTGTCAGTTCTATCCATCCGATAATGCTCTGGACGATCCGTACTGATTTTAACTCCTAGTTCTCCATTTTTCGATTTTTCAATCATAACATCCGCTTGAATTAATTCAACACTTACGTCAAAAGGTGTATCTACCGGCAATGTAAAGTAGCTTTCATGAATAGATTCCCCATTTGACCCTATTTCATACGATAAATTTGTTGTTCCCCCAAATCGAGGATCTAAAAATCTAGATAAAATATGATCAACTTTCATCGGTAAATCAATTACTCGAGTTAAAATTCCCGTTATTATTCCGGCAATAATTACACTCATTAAAATAATAGAAAACCCTTTAATCTTTCTCCCCATATAAATCCCCCCTAAAATACAACATAAGGAACTTGACGCTAAAATGGCCCCTCCGTGATAACACAAATTATTTAAAGTTTCTCTTCATTTTATGCAAAAATAATCAAAAATTTTCCTCTTTATCATTCATTAATAGAAAGGACAATAACCTAAAGGCTATTGTCCATCTGAATTATCCATTAACGACTTCTGAACAACGGTTACAAATTCCCGCTTCATCGATATCATCTACAATTAACCAACAACGTGCACATGTATGCCCTTCTGCTGCTTCGACGATAACCGATAATCCATCAAATTGTAACGCTTGATCTGGCGCCTGACCTTCTTCGATGACTAAGTCAGACACAATGAAAATTTGTTTTAAATCAGCGTTTAATGATTCTAATAATGCTTTCTTCGATGCGTCTGGATATAAATGCAATGATGCATTTAATGATTTACCAATAACCTTTTCATTACGCGCAATTTCTAATGCTTTTAACACGTCATGGCGTAAGGCTAATAATTGGTTCCATTTTGCCGATACCTCATCCGCATTTTCATACAATTTAACCTCCGGCATATCTGTTAAGTACACAGATACCTCAGTGCTTCCTGGAATATATGAATAAACTTCATCCGCCGTATGAGGAATAACTGGTGCAAGTAATCGTACTAAATCGCAAACATGATGGTATAATACCGACTGAATTGAACGTCGTGCGTGGCTATCTTTTGCATCAATGTATAAAATATCCTTTGTAAAATCTAAATAAAAGGCGCTTAAATCATTTGAAATATAGTTGTTAATTGATTTAAAGACATCATCAAAACGATATTCCTCGTATGCTGCCTTTAATTCAGCTGTTAATTCATTTAAACGAATCATCATAAATTGATCCACTTCGTTTAAAGAGTCATAATCTAATAAATCTGTTTCAGGATTAAAATCATTTAAGTTCCCTAATAAGAATCTAAATGTATTACGCATTTTACGATAGCTTTCAGAAACTTGTTTTATTAAATCTTCAGAAATACGTACATCTGCCTGATAATCAACTGAGGCTACCCACAATCTTACAATATCTGCTCCATACGTGTTAATTAATTTTAATGGATCCACTGTGTTTCCAATCGATTTAGACATTTTGCGTCCTTGTCCATCAAGTACGAATCCATGACTCACAACAGTTTTATACGGTGCTTTTCCTGTCATTGCAACTCCCGTTGAAAGAGAAGAGTTAAACCATCCTCGATACTGATCTGAACCTTCTAAATATAAATCAGCTGGATATGGTAAGCCAC
This window encodes:
- a CDS encoding rhomboid family intramembrane serine protease — its product is MTNRGVMKEIRIEIQSELAMNIVHYLMSEEGYVYVGNERDVWLENLSHPTVQLIYLNQRSMFNEEQTTQLFKQVHVIRARLRRRYLMGRLNVLILNINPTRPHLLNDDRHYLKVIDINEASDFKKNVELQQLFSHLQSAELEQPMAQVMAQMHESTKEKALHVKNMLMFQSRAIVTYTFLIVLTAVFLFLHLQPIKEWLVPIAINYGAKYNPLILSGDYYRLLTPSFLHFDLMHLLFNVVFIYQFGRMVEHVFGWWRMIILMIGSAIFGNLCSYAFVEGLSIGASTVAYGLLGAILFLGLEQRKIFMHFVRTLVFPILIFSIFWIIIEPGIDVYGHLGGFLGGFLIASILGVPKQSYYISRTFLAGATLLILITGLFNRGAYLTSQTDYSTYNRSVMAYYYQTHQIEKLEVFKQRLKLDPNEWVQ
- a CDS encoding RluA family pseudouridine synthase, with the protein product MDQELVIVPEELVGVRLDKVLSELFSDLSRSYIQQLIKDKKVLINEKVEKANYKCRLNDQIHLTIPEPEALDVVPEDMDLDIVYEDDYVMVVNKPSGMVVHPAPGSMSGTLVNGLMAQAKNLSGINGVLRPGIVHRIDKDTSGLLMVAKNDLAHESLVNQLVEKTVTRRYIALVHGEIPHDNGTVDAPIGRDPKDRKKMTVIEGGKHAVTHFKVLRRFKNFTLIECRLETGRTHQIRVHMKYIGYPLAGDPQYGPRKTISSEWGQFLHAAVLGFDHPKTGKYLEFSAELPSYFEEALESLEKLG
- the lspA gene encoding signal peptidase II — translated: MWLSFFIVVSSLIIDQLSKFLVMKYMTIGQSIPLIDHFLYLTSHRNQGAAWGILQGKMIFFYVVTVLVVTMVVLWIKKLDVKKEKLLLIALSLILGGALGNLIDRVLYQQVTDFINVYIFGYDFPIFNIADSALCIGVLLMGIDAVLDVKKRG
- a CDS encoding deoxycytidylate deaminase, with the protein product MRETYLSWDEYFMGIALLSAMRSKDPQTQVGACIVNKKNRIVGIGYNGFPRGCSDQEFPWEREGDFLKTKYPYVVHAEQNAILNSTGNLSGCRLYVSLFPCHECAKYIIQSGIDEIIFMSDKYANTDSTLASKRMLDAAGVTYRQMGTIAVSIQLELKE
- a CDS encoding DUF4097 domain-containing protein, encoding MGRKIKGFSIILMSVIIAGIITGILTRVIDLPMKVDHILSRFLDPRFGGTTNLSYEIGSNGESIHESYFTLPVDTPFDVSVELIQADVMIEKSKNGELGVKISTDRPEHYRMDRTDRELVIKEKKQPFIWPFGDMKEKKAKITIQVPGDTVDFDLETVNGNVCLEADGRDLNVEVVNGQISVTRSTFKEGELELVNGHIFVNKSEFLTSLDLEAVNGALKVNQVDSDEFSFETVNGEFQLSDLDGGRLSAETVNGDFTGENLYLKHLEVEQLTGKFTLINENLDYQIQSLTRSKTSSQDKIEANILNIYSE